A region from the Kribbella shirazensis genome encodes:
- a CDS encoding HAD hydrolase-like protein: MVGDSLENDVRGAQAVGSGAVLVDRSDEHANAGVPRVRSLTQVLDVVRR, translated from the coding sequence ATGGTCGGGGACTCACTCGAGAACGATGTCCGCGGCGCTCAAGCCGTCGGCAGCGGGGCCGTGCTCGTCGACCGGTCCGACGAGCACGCGAATGCCGGCGTACCGCGGGTCCGGTCGTTGACTCAGGTGCTCGATGTCGTCAGAAGGTGA
- a CDS encoding isochorismatase family protein codes for MTTLPDRPHTALLVVDVQNGVVGEAHERDKVVANITTLVGKARAGGVPVVWVQHSGDGLAKDTEAWQLVPELSRDGSESLVHKTYADSFEATDLEDVLARAGIGHLIVSGAQTDECIRSTIHGAMVRGYDVTLVGDAHTTEDLSEYGAPSPDKVIAHTNLYWHEHRAPGRTASVKKTDEITF; via the coding sequence ATGACCACGCTGCCCGACCGGCCGCACACGGCGCTGCTGGTGGTTGACGTACAGAACGGTGTCGTCGGCGAGGCCCACGAGCGCGACAAGGTCGTCGCCAACATCACCACGCTCGTCGGCAAGGCCCGCGCCGGGGGCGTCCCGGTCGTGTGGGTCCAGCACTCCGGTGACGGTCTCGCGAAGGACACCGAGGCGTGGCAGCTCGTGCCGGAGCTGTCCCGCGACGGCTCGGAGTCGCTCGTCCACAAGACGTACGCCGACTCGTTCGAGGCGACCGACCTGGAGGACGTCCTCGCGCGCGCCGGCATCGGCCACCTCATCGTCAGCGGCGCGCAGACCGACGAGTGCATCCGCTCGACGATCCACGGCGCGATGGTCCGCGGGTACGACGTGACGCTCGTCGGCGACGCGCACACCACCGAGGACCTGTCGGAGTACGGCGCACCGAGCCCGGACAAGGTGATCGCCCACACCAACCTCTACTGGCACGAGCACCGCGCCCCCGGCCGCACCGCCTCCGTCAAGAAAACCGACGAAATCACCTTCTGA
- a CDS encoding DUF1905 domain-containing protein, with protein sequence MAVNDIEFSGEIWYWRGPAPWYFITVPADESAYFEAESNFVTYGWGMIPVTAEIGASVWDTSMFPKDGRYILPVKASVRRAEDLDDGDVPTVRLRLRGWK encoded by the coding sequence GTGGCTGTGAACGACATCGAGTTCTCGGGCGAGATCTGGTACTGGCGCGGGCCCGCACCCTGGTACTTCATCACCGTGCCGGCGGACGAGAGCGCGTACTTCGAGGCGGAGTCGAACTTCGTCACGTACGGCTGGGGGATGATCCCGGTGACGGCCGAGATCGGCGCCAGCGTGTGGGACACGTCGATGTTCCCGAAGGACGGGCGGTACATCCTGCCGGTAAAGGCGTCCGTCCGGCGGGCGGAGGACCTTGACGACGGCGACGTACCGACCGTGCGGCTGCGGCTGCGGGGCTGGAAGTGA
- a CDS encoding alpha/beta fold hydrolase, with protein MPSATWGTGDRLVLLVHGMLGAATQYHQVGPALADRGYRVIAVDLPGHGLAAPAPDATMEVFVDAVLDAVDVPPALAIGHSLGAIVLAHALPHLEPERVVYVDVPLDGLRAGPPPSVEELRERFRTARVARTQDRLRATRPEWSAEDCRVEAEAAARFDLETAVSLERSYGGGVAGPPTVPSLVIRADPSRYVSPERALELEKLGFCVRAMPGAGHCVWYGRLDEFLGVLDGWL; from the coding sequence ATGCCCTCCGCGACGTGGGGCACCGGCGACAGGCTGGTGCTGCTGGTCCACGGGATGCTCGGCGCCGCCACGCAGTACCACCAGGTCGGCCCGGCCCTCGCGGACCGCGGCTATCGAGTGATCGCCGTCGACCTGCCCGGACATGGCCTGGCCGCACCGGCGCCTGACGCGACGATGGAGGTCTTCGTCGACGCGGTCCTGGACGCCGTCGATGTCCCGCCAGCGCTCGCGATCGGTCACTCGCTCGGTGCGATCGTGCTGGCGCACGCCCTGCCCCATCTGGAGCCCGAGCGGGTTGTGTACGTCGACGTACCCCTCGACGGGCTGCGTGCAGGACCTCCGCCCTCGGTCGAGGAACTCCGCGAGCGGTTCAGGACTGCTCGTGTCGCGCGCACGCAGGATCGGCTGCGAGCGACGCGTCCCGAATGGTCCGCGGAGGATTGCCGGGTCGAGGCGGAGGCAGCGGCGAGGTTCGACCTCGAGACCGCGGTGTCGCTCGAGCGTTCGTACGGCGGCGGGGTTGCCGGGCCGCCGACTGTGCCTTCGCTGGTGATTCGCGCCGACCCGAGCCGGTACGTCTCGCCGGAGCGGGCGCTCGAACTGGAGAAGCTGGGATTCTGTGTGCGGGCGATGCCGGGGGCGGGACATTGTGTCTGGTACGGGCGTCTCGACGAGTTCCTGGGGGTGTTGGACGGGTGGCTGTGA
- a CDS encoding helix-turn-helix transcriptional regulator, which produces MAYDVSPTARTLMVLELIQNSPGITAEQLGDKLGVSERAARRYVAILREAEIPIESERGPYGGYRVGRGLRLPPLMFSTTEALGLVMAVLEGPRGAADPVENALGKIIRVLPEPVARSTDAIRRVSARGPDPGARTPDPGITAALVSYSTECRRITIHYRRHQDEWPMDVDPWAVVVRRGRWYLLCWSHTKDAQRVLRVDKITKVEAQTTDFTPPADLDALAAVEEHLALGWRYPIEVEIDAPREDAACWIPRSMGRLEAIDDTHTRLLASTDEPDWYAAQLTAIRSPYRILGGPEIQAASQALGRRLLAASTLD; this is translated from the coding sequence ATGGCGTACGACGTGAGCCCGACGGCGCGGACCCTGATGGTGCTGGAGCTGATCCAGAACAGTCCCGGGATCACCGCGGAGCAGCTCGGCGACAAGCTCGGGGTGTCCGAGCGCGCCGCGCGCCGGTACGTCGCGATCCTCCGCGAGGCGGAGATCCCGATCGAGTCGGAGCGCGGGCCGTACGGCGGTTACCGGGTCGGGCGGGGGCTGCGGCTGCCGCCGTTGATGTTCAGTACCACCGAGGCGCTCGGGCTGGTAATGGCTGTGCTCGAAGGGCCACGCGGCGCCGCGGATCCGGTCGAGAACGCGCTCGGCAAGATCATCCGGGTGCTGCCCGAGCCGGTCGCCCGGTCGACCGACGCGATCCGCCGAGTCAGCGCCCGCGGTCCCGATCCCGGCGCGCGCACCCCCGATCCCGGCATCACCGCGGCACTGGTCTCGTACAGCACGGAATGCCGCCGCATCACCATCCACTACCGCCGCCACCAGGACGAGTGGCCGATGGACGTCGACCCATGGGCGGTCGTCGTCCGTCGTGGACGCTGGTACCTGCTGTGCTGGTCGCACACCAAGGACGCCCAGCGCGTGCTGCGCGTCGACAAGATCACCAAGGTCGAGGCGCAGACGACCGACTTCACGCCTCCGGCCGACCTGGACGCGCTGGCCGCCGTCGAGGAACACCTCGCGCTGGGCTGGAGGTATCCCATCGAGGTCGAGATCGACGCCCCGCGCGAGGACGCCGCGTGCTGGATTCCACGCAGCATGGGCCGGTTGGAGGCGATCGACGACACGCACACGCGGCTGCTGGCGAGCACCGACGAGCCGGACTGGTACGCCGCTCAGCTCACCGCGATCCGCTCGCCGTACCGCATCCTCGGAGGCCCGGAGATCCAGGCCGCTTCCCAGGCCCTCGGGCGGCGCCTCCTCGCGGCGAGCACGCTCGACTGA
- a CDS encoding WYL domain-containing protein, with product MRADRLVAVLLLMQARGRVTAAEVAEELEISVATARRDLEALSTAGIPVYPQPGRNGGWQLIGGARTDLSGLTATEAQALFLLVGPAASIAPDAKAALRKLVRALPDTFREHAQAAAEAVVIDPARWGAHVKERPELVRRLQDAVVRRERFRLVYSGRGRSTSERVVDPLGLVDKDDVWYLVAWTEKGQRTFRVDRVLEAEPTDESFERPEDFDLSSAWAGIVERMEERRSGLTATVLMDPRFVWVMQDRLGRNCEVDGTVADRVRIKVTAPTALMIAQDLAGWGGSVEVLDPPSVQAELARLGRELTNRYAAMDQRGE from the coding sequence GTGCGCGCGGATCGGTTGGTGGCGGTGTTGTTGCTGATGCAGGCGCGGGGCCGGGTGACCGCGGCGGAGGTCGCCGAGGAACTGGAGATCTCGGTCGCGACCGCGCGGCGCGACCTCGAGGCGTTGTCGACGGCCGGCATCCCGGTCTATCCACAACCCGGGCGCAACGGCGGCTGGCAGCTGATCGGCGGTGCCCGCACCGATCTGAGCGGCCTGACGGCGACCGAGGCGCAGGCGTTGTTCCTGCTCGTCGGTCCCGCGGCGTCGATCGCGCCGGACGCCAAGGCGGCGCTGCGCAAGCTCGTCCGCGCGCTGCCGGACACGTTCCGCGAGCACGCGCAGGCTGCGGCGGAGGCGGTCGTGATCGATCCGGCCCGCTGGGGCGCGCATGTGAAGGAGCGTCCGGAGCTGGTACGTCGCCTGCAGGACGCCGTCGTACGCCGGGAACGGTTCCGGCTGGTGTACTCCGGACGCGGTCGCAGTACGTCGGAACGGGTGGTGGATCCGCTCGGGCTGGTGGACAAGGACGACGTCTGGTACCTGGTCGCATGGACGGAGAAGGGGCAGCGGACGTTCCGCGTCGACCGTGTGCTGGAGGCGGAGCCGACGGATGAGTCGTTCGAGCGACCGGAGGACTTCGACCTGTCGTCGGCGTGGGCCGGGATCGTCGAGCGGATGGAGGAGCGCCGGTCGGGGCTGACGGCAACGGTGTTGATGGACCCGCGGTTCGTGTGGGTGATGCAGGACCGGCTCGGGCGCAACTGCGAGGTCGACGGGACGGTCGCTGACCGGGTGCGGATCAAGGTGACGGCGCCGACCGCGTTGATGATCGCTCAGGACCTGGCCGGGTGGGGCGGGTCGGTCGAGGTGCTCGATCCGCCGTCGGTGCAGGCGGAGCTGGCGCGTCTTGGCCGGGAATTGACGAACCGCTATGCGGCGATGGACCAGCGGGGTGAGTAG
- a CDS encoding LppU/SCO3897 family protein codes for MTTSPPQPPQNPYSGQPAGYGPPPQQFPQYTQPGQQPQQPGQQPGQPGEQQYAGQPGQYQQPYTGQQPGPQYPGQQQAPYPGQPGQPGQHGPQDQQGQQGFPQQGFAPQGQMVCRFCGGYPAVDATVRGHQGLIILMRFLKLQGPFCRTCGVATVRDMTAKSLWQGWWGIGSAIVNPITMLMNIGPMQQFKNLPEPAPGPGRPMNPGKPLFQRPAILGLLLPVALIGLIVFANLNSTESKAKVGACVVNKGSSVNPDVEVVDCTSSEAEYKIVDKIDDSTDDSQCGQNAEASYVYQRKSTKYVLCLTPVR; via the coding sequence GTGACCACATCCCCTCCCCAGCCGCCGCAGAACCCGTACTCCGGACAGCCGGCCGGCTACGGTCCGCCACCGCAGCAGTTCCCGCAGTACACCCAGCCGGGCCAGCAGCCTCAGCAGCCCGGTCAGCAGCCCGGTCAGCCCGGTGAGCAGCAGTACGCCGGTCAGCCGGGGCAGTACCAGCAGCCGTACACCGGTCAGCAGCCCGGCCCGCAGTACCCGGGCCAGCAGCAGGCGCCGTACCCAGGCCAGCCCGGTCAGCCAGGGCAGCACGGTCCGCAGGACCAGCAGGGTCAGCAAGGGTTCCCGCAGCAGGGCTTCGCGCCGCAGGGTCAAATGGTCTGCCGCTTCTGCGGTGGCTACCCGGCCGTCGACGCGACCGTGCGTGGGCACCAGGGTCTGATCATCCTGATGCGGTTCCTGAAGCTGCAGGGTCCGTTCTGCCGGACGTGCGGTGTCGCGACCGTGCGGGACATGACCGCGAAGAGCCTGTGGCAGGGCTGGTGGGGTATCGGCTCGGCGATCGTCAACCCGATCACGATGCTGATGAACATCGGCCCGATGCAGCAGTTCAAGAACCTGCCCGAGCCCGCGCCGGGTCCGGGCCGCCCGATGAACCCGGGTAAGCCGCTGTTCCAGCGCCCGGCGATCCTCGGTCTGCTGCTGCCGGTCGCGCTGATCGGGCTGATCGTGTTCGCGAACCTGAACTCGACCGAGTCGAAGGCGAAGGTCGGCGCCTGCGTCGTCAACAAGGGCAGCTCCGTCAACCCGGACGTGGAGGTCGTCGACTGCACCTCGTCGGAGGCCGAGTACAAGATCGTCGACAAGATCGACGACTCGACCGACGACAGCCAGTGCGGCCAGAACGCCGAGGCGTCGTACGTCTACCAGCGCAAGTCGACGAAGTACGTCCTCTGCCTGACCCCGGTCCGCTGA
- a CDS encoding deaminase, which yields MTPEDEGFLRRAIALAAAAREGGDPPFGSLLVGPDGAVLVEAQNSTITDGNISFHPELKLAVWAAQNLTPEVAAGTTMYTSCQPCPMCSGALARSGLGKVVFALSGDQLNGLKTTGGFPDVPLEGPALYDEARVPVDGYYA from the coding sequence GTGACACCTGAGGACGAAGGATTCCTGCGCCGCGCGATCGCACTGGCCGCGGCCGCCCGCGAGGGCGGCGACCCGCCGTTCGGCTCGCTGCTGGTCGGACCGGACGGCGCCGTGCTCGTCGAGGCGCAGAACTCGACGATCACCGACGGGAACATCAGCTTCCACCCCGAGCTGAAGCTCGCGGTCTGGGCCGCCCAGAACCTGACGCCCGAGGTCGCGGCCGGCACGACCATGTACACCAGCTGCCAGCCGTGCCCGATGTGCTCCGGAGCATTGGCACGCTCCGGCCTCGGCAAGGTCGTCTTCGCCCTGTCCGGCGACCAACTCAACGGCCTCAAGACCACCGGCGGCTTCCCCGACGTCCCCCTGGAAGGCCCAGCCCTCTACGACGAGGCCCGCGTACCGGTCGACGGCTACTACGCCTGA
- a CDS encoding LLM class flavin-dependent oxidoreductase: MELGVNVPNFGPGTNPERLRDWARVVEGLGYDLLMVSDHVVITPDVAEQYPAPFFEPFTTLSWLAGITERVRLGTTVLIAPYRHPLLVARMAANLNALSGGRLVLGVGVGWAPQEFEALGAEHARRGRQTDELLTELRRAWSDTADYGTGTIPIWIGGKTTAGLRRTVRYGDAWHPLRHTLDFMRDGLDEMRTIAESLGRPVPAFAPRILLRLTDKPLPDDERVAGEGSLEQVLRDLDALRELGAQSVVLDPFVGDPAETERPEVAWQALATIATHR; this comes from the coding sequence GTGGAACTTGGAGTGAATGTGCCGAACTTCGGGCCGGGGACGAACCCGGAACGCCTTCGCGACTGGGCGCGGGTCGTCGAAGGGCTCGGGTACGACCTGCTGATGGTGTCCGACCACGTCGTCATCACACCGGACGTGGCGGAGCAGTATCCGGCGCCGTTCTTCGAGCCGTTCACGACGTTGAGCTGGCTGGCGGGCATCACCGAGCGCGTCCGCCTCGGGACGACCGTGCTGATCGCGCCCTACCGGCATCCGTTGCTCGTGGCAAGGATGGCGGCGAACCTCAACGCGCTGAGCGGCGGCCGGCTGGTGCTCGGCGTCGGGGTCGGCTGGGCGCCTCAGGAGTTCGAGGCGCTCGGCGCGGAGCATGCCCGGCGCGGCCGGCAGACCGACGAGCTGCTGACCGAGCTGCGCCGCGCGTGGTCCGACACCGCGGACTACGGCACCGGTACGATCCCGATCTGGATCGGCGGCAAGACGACGGCGGGCCTGCGCCGGACGGTCCGGTACGGCGACGCGTGGCATCCGCTGCGGCACACGCTGGATTTCATGCGCGACGGGCTCGACGAGATGCGGACCATCGCGGAGTCGCTCGGGCGGCCGGTGCCCGCGTTCGCGCCGCGGATCCTGCTCCGGCTGACGGACAAGCCGCTGCCTGACGACGAGCGGGTCGCGGGGGAGGGTTCGCTGGAGCAGGTGCTGCGGGATCTCGACGCGCTCCGGGAGCTCGGCGCGCAGAGCGTCGTACTGGATCCGTTCGTGGGCGACCCGGCCGAGACCGAACGGCCCGAAGTGGCCTGGCAGGCGCTCGCGACGATCGCGACGCATCGATGA
- a CDS encoding Lrp/AsnC family transcriptional regulator, protein MTESLDATDWAILAELQADARLSLTQLGRRVNLSASATTERVRRLESIGVITGYRAEIDLTKVGYPVLAVVRLKYPGNKHEPLHRLLAERTEILECLRTTGDDCYTLKVAAASMPHLEELVNELTDFGSTTTNLVYSQTQRYRGPQKPVADQPRG, encoded by the coding sequence ATGACCGAGAGTCTCGATGCGACCGACTGGGCGATCCTGGCAGAGCTGCAGGCGGACGCCCGGTTGTCCCTCACCCAGCTCGGCCGGCGGGTGAACCTGAGCGCCTCGGCGACGACGGAGCGGGTACGGCGGCTCGAGTCGATCGGCGTGATCACCGGCTACCGCGCCGAGATCGACCTGACCAAGGTCGGGTACCCCGTCCTCGCCGTCGTCCGGCTGAAGTACCCCGGCAACAAGCACGAGCCGCTGCACCGTCTGCTGGCCGAGCGCACCGAGATCCTCGAGTGCCTGCGGACGACCGGCGACGACTGCTACACGCTGAAGGTCGCAGCGGCCTCGATGCCGCACCTGGAGGAGCTCGTGAACGAGCTGACCGACTTCGGCAGTACGACGACCAACCTGGTCTACTCGCAGACGCAGCGTTACCGCGGCCCGCAAAAGCCGGTGGCCGATCAGCCACGGGGATGA
- a CDS encoding sugar nucleotide-binding protein produces the protein MRLLVTGAAGLLGRELLRSAAYEVVPAYHSQPVPGGVRLDVRDRGNVREVIRAVRPDGIIHTAYRQDDWLTTADGAVNVALESPGARLVFVSTDAVFGPRTTPYAEHELPCPTTPYGAAKAAAETAIRAVARRAVIARTSLIVGSDGTSEEEQRVRRLTAGEPGAFYTENIRCPVHVSDLASALLELLVGEVDGIAHVAGPQALSRLELGRLLAIRDGLDPHALPSEPGPPSEIRLDSRRTQELLKTRLRPAGEFLSR, from the coding sequence GTGAGGTTGCTCGTCACTGGGGCCGCTGGTCTCCTGGGGCGTGAACTCCTGCGCTCCGCCGCCTACGAGGTGGTGCCGGCGTACCACTCGCAGCCCGTGCCGGGCGGAGTTCGCCTCGACGTCCGCGATCGCGGCAACGTCCGCGAGGTGATCCGCGCCGTACGGCCGGACGGGATCATCCACACCGCCTACCGGCAAGACGATTGGCTGACCACCGCCGACGGCGCGGTCAACGTCGCGCTGGAGTCCCCCGGTGCGCGCCTGGTGTTCGTGTCGACCGACGCGGTCTTCGGTCCCAGGACGACGCCGTACGCCGAGCACGAGCTGCCGTGCCCGACCACGCCCTACGGCGCGGCCAAGGCGGCAGCCGAAACCGCGATCCGGGCGGTCGCACGACGTGCGGTCATCGCCCGGACGTCGCTCATCGTCGGCTCGGACGGCACCTCGGAGGAGGAGCAGCGGGTACGCCGGTTGACGGCCGGCGAGCCCGGTGCGTTCTACACCGAGAACATCCGCTGCCCGGTCCATGTCAGCGACCTGGCGTCGGCGCTCCTCGAACTGCTCGTGGGCGAGGTCGACGGTATCGCGCACGTGGCCGGCCCGCAGGCGCTCAGCCGGCTCGAACTCGGCCGCCTGCTCGCGATCCGCGACGGCCTCGACCCGCACGCGTTGCCGTCCGAGCCGGGACCGCCGTCGGAGATCCGGCTCGACAGCCGCCGTACCCAGGAGCTCCTGAAGACCCGCCTGCGCCCGGCCGGCGAGTTCCTCAGTCGTTGA
- a CDS encoding OsmC family protein: MTFERLANSSYEVRNARGGTIRVGSGGADTDFTPVELLLAAIGTCSAIDVDVVVSRRAEPTEFSAVVRGDKLRDPDEGNRMENLAVEFTVHFPEGEDGDKAREALPRAVKMSHDRLCTVSRTVELGTPVTTTVND; encoded by the coding sequence GTGACCTTCGAGCGCCTGGCGAACAGCAGCTACGAGGTCCGGAACGCCCGCGGCGGCACCATCCGGGTCGGCTCGGGCGGTGCGGACACCGACTTCACCCCGGTCGAACTGCTGCTGGCGGCGATCGGGACCTGCTCGGCGATCGACGTCGACGTCGTGGTGAGCCGCCGGGCCGAGCCTACCGAGTTCAGCGCGGTGGTCCGCGGCGACAAGCTCCGCGACCCCGACGAGGGCAACCGGATGGAGAATCTCGCGGTCGAGTTCACCGTGCACTTCCCCGAGGGCGAGGACGGCGACAAAGCCCGTGAGGCGCTCCCGCGCGCGGTGAAGATGTCCCACGACCGGCTCTGCACGGTCAGCCGCACGGTCGAGCTCGGCACCCCCGTGACCACCACGGTCAACGACTGA
- a CDS encoding SDR family oxidoreductase — MRVVIAGGHGQIALRLTRLLSADGHQVVGVVRNPDHEADVVAAGGQAAVLDLEQTDVDAVAEVLDGADVAIFAAGAGPGSGNARKDTVDRGAAALFADAAERAGVRRHIQVGSMGADRADSLTDDSTFTVYLKAKWAAEEDLRARDLDWTVLRPGGLTDDPGTGTVYLADKTGNGRITRDDVALVLAGLCDTPASIGRTLELVAGDTPVREALENL; from the coding sequence ATGCGAGTCGTGATTGCGGGTGGACACGGGCAGATCGCGCTGCGGCTGACTCGGCTGCTGAGTGCTGACGGCCACCAGGTGGTCGGGGTGGTGCGTAACCCGGACCACGAGGCCGACGTCGTCGCCGCCGGCGGGCAGGCCGCGGTGCTGGACCTCGAGCAGACGGACGTCGACGCCGTCGCCGAGGTGCTCGACGGCGCGGACGTGGCGATCTTCGCGGCCGGCGCCGGGCCGGGCAGCGGGAACGCCCGCAAGGACACGGTCGACCGCGGGGCGGCCGCACTGTTCGCGGACGCCGCCGAGCGGGCCGGCGTACGGCGGCACATCCAGGTCGGCTCGATGGGCGCCGACCGGGCCGACTCGCTCACCGACGACTCGACCTTCACCGTCTACCTGAAGGCGAAGTGGGCCGCCGAGGAGGATCTCCGGGCCCGCGACCTGGACTGGACGGTGCTGCGCCCGGGCGGTCTGACCGACGACCCCGGGACCGGCACGGTGTACCTCGCCGACAAGACCGGGAACGGCCGGATCACCCGCGACGACGTGGCGCTGGTGCTGGCCGGACTCTGTGACACTCCGGCCTCGATCGGCCGGACGCTCGAGCTCGTCGCCGGGGACACCCCGGTGCGCGAGGCCCTCGAGAACCTCTGA
- a CDS encoding alpha/beta fold hydrolase, translating into MPHATAPDGTRIAYQVRGEGPPLVLLAGQSNNHTWWDPVRIDFDERHRTITVDWRGTGASDKPDEAYSTRGFAQDVIAVLDALGLERAHVYGTSMGGRVAQWLAVDAPERVGKLVLGCTSPGAVHGFERSQEIRRALADPARTERVLLELMYTPGWLARNPGPYYVLGDTTMPTYAKGRHLVASNKHDAWDDLPSITAPTLVLHGTDDIFSPAANAQLLAERIPGARAELIAGARHAYFHEFRSVASPAVLAFLAAQHGS; encoded by the coding sequence GTGCCGCACGCGACAGCTCCCGACGGGACCCGGATCGCCTACCAGGTCCGTGGTGAAGGGCCGCCACTCGTCCTGCTGGCCGGGCAGTCCAACAACCACACGTGGTGGGATCCCGTCCGGATCGACTTCGACGAGCGGCACCGGACGATCACTGTGGACTGGAGAGGTACGGGGGCCAGCGACAAGCCCGACGAGGCCTACAGCACGCGGGGCTTCGCGCAGGACGTGATCGCCGTCCTCGACGCACTCGGCCTGGAACGCGCCCACGTCTACGGGACCTCGATGGGCGGACGGGTCGCGCAATGGCTCGCCGTCGACGCACCCGAACGTGTCGGCAAGCTGGTCCTCGGATGTACCTCACCGGGCGCGGTGCACGGATTCGAACGCAGCCAGGAGATCCGCAGGGCTCTGGCCGACCCGGCGCGGACCGAGCGTGTCCTGCTCGAGCTCATGTACACGCCCGGCTGGCTCGCGCGGAACCCCGGTCCGTACTACGTCCTCGGCGACACGACCATGCCGACGTACGCGAAGGGCCGGCACCTGGTCGCCAGCAACAAGCACGACGCGTGGGACGACCTGCCGAGCATCACCGCGCCGACGCTCGTCCTGCACGGCACGGACGACATCTTCAGTCCCGCCGCGAACGCGCAGTTGCTCGCCGAGCGCATCCCCGGGGCGCGCGCCGAGCTGATCGCGGGTGCCCGGCACGCCTACTTCCACGAGTTCCGGTCGGTCGCAAGCCCGGCGGTCCTAGCCTTCCTGGCCGCGCAGCACGGGTCGTAG